One part of the Halostagnicola larsenii XH-48 genome encodes these proteins:
- a CDS encoding SDR family NAD(P)-dependent oxidoreductase, giving the protein MQDYSHAPVSVADKRAIVVGGTSGLGQAIAVGFAADGADVIATSRSQDAVDETASLLEDHGADTARVTCDVTDRDSLENVRDIARETFGGIDIVVASQGAISRETVVGIDDDEWEFVTDVALDGVRRVTQVFAPAMDDGGSIINISSLAARLSMANLPAYSAAKGGVEAFTRASAKELAPEVRVNAIAPGFFITPQNADTYADGTEKRERIDDRTPLGRVGEREELIGAAIYLSSDASSFVTGEVLTVDGGFADSAF; this is encoded by the coding sequence ATGCAGGACTATTCACACGCGCCGGTTTCGGTCGCCGACAAGCGTGCGATCGTCGTCGGTGGGACGAGCGGGCTTGGACAGGCAATCGCCGTGGGCTTTGCGGCCGACGGTGCGGACGTCATCGCGACGAGTCGCAGCCAGGACGCCGTCGACGAAACCGCCTCCCTACTCGAGGATCACGGCGCGGACACCGCGCGTGTCACGTGTGACGTGACCGACCGGGACTCGCTCGAGAACGTCCGCGACATCGCTCGAGAGACGTTCGGCGGCATCGATATCGTCGTCGCTTCGCAGGGAGCTATCTCGAGAGAGACGGTCGTCGGAATCGACGACGACGAGTGGGAGTTCGTCACGGACGTCGCACTCGACGGCGTGCGGCGGGTGACGCAGGTGTTCGCGCCTGCGATGGACGACGGCGGTTCGATCATCAACATCTCCTCGCTCGCCGCGCGCCTTTCGATGGCGAACCTCCCGGCGTACTCGGCTGCCAAAGGCGGTGTCGAAGCCTTCACTCGAGCCTCAGCCAAAGAGTTAGCGCCCGAGGTTCGAGTCAACGCGATCGCTCCCGGCTTTTTCATCACGCCACAGAACGCGGACACGTACGCCGACGGAACCGAAAAACGCGAGCGAATCGACGATCGCACGCCACTGGGACGGGTCGGCGAACGCGAAGAGTTGATCGGAGCGGCGATCTACCTCTCGAGCGATGCGTCGTCGTTCGTCACGGGCGAAGTGCTCACCGTCGACGGTGGGTTCGCAGATAGTGCGTTCTGA
- a CDS encoding GntP family permease produces MAFANPLIVFGIGLIVVIALLVWLRIPAFIGLVIASLVVGAATTEVPLGQVPQEMAAGFGDTMAGVGIPILMAAVIGKTMMESGAAERIVRAFQSLTGDKYSYLALGGSSGVLAIPVFFDNVFFLLAPLARSMRARKGRDYALFITIVGAAGVTAHGFIPPTPGPLAVALELGVELGPTILMGLAVAMPTVFVSGVLYGKWINRQMEIPLRETMGSSVERVEELADRPSSELPGMLEAMLPILLAVVLVSSGTTVNTLIDVNLLNEGGSVDVATTFVGDANIALTAAALAAAITYYRMESITREEWSDELVDSLQSGGHIAAITAAGGAFGGMLALSGIGDYIATALEGLGIPLLVAGFVIAATIRIAQGSATVALLTTAGIMEPLLGSLSVHPVYLVMIIGAGGTIFSWYNDSGFWIVKEIGGLTQAETFKIWTALTTIVSITGFLVVMILSTFFPLT; encoded by the coding sequence ATGGCATTCGCAAACCCCCTCATCGTCTTCGGCATCGGACTGATCGTAGTCATCGCGTTGTTAGTTTGGCTTCGCATCCCCGCGTTCATCGGACTGGTAATCGCGTCGCTGGTCGTCGGTGCTGCGACGACCGAAGTACCTCTGGGGCAAGTCCCTCAGGAAATGGCGGCAGGCTTCGGTGATACGATGGCTGGAGTGGGTATCCCGATTCTCATGGCAGCGGTAATCGGGAAAACGATGATGGAAAGCGGCGCTGCCGAACGGATCGTTCGTGCGTTTCAGTCGTTGACGGGCGATAAGTACTCCTATCTCGCGCTGGGCGGCTCAAGCGGCGTGCTCGCGATTCCGGTCTTTTTCGACAACGTGTTCTTCCTGCTCGCCCCGCTCGCCCGATCGATGCGCGCGCGAAAAGGCCGGGATTACGCGTTGTTTATCACCATCGTCGGCGCTGCTGGTGTGACAGCACACGGCTTTATTCCGCCGACGCCGGGACCGCTCGCGGTGGCGCTTGAACTTGGTGTCGAACTCGGCCCGACGATCCTGATGGGCCTTGCTGTCGCAATGCCGACGGTGTTCGTCTCCGGTGTTCTCTACGGCAAGTGGATCAACCGTCAGATGGAGATTCCGCTCCGCGAAACCATGGGCTCGTCGGTCGAACGGGTTGAAGAACTGGCGGACCGACCGTCGTCCGAACTGCCGGGGATGCTTGAGGCGATGCTCCCGATTTTACTCGCGGTGGTGCTGGTCTCCTCGGGCACGACGGTTAATACCTTGATCGACGTGAATCTCCTGAACGAGGGTGGATCAGTGGATGTCGCGACCACGTTCGTCGGCGACGCCAATATCGCGTTGACCGCGGCGGCCCTCGCAGCGGCAATCACGTACTACCGCATGGAGTCGATCACCCGCGAGGAGTGGTCGGACGAACTGGTCGACTCGCTCCAGAGCGGCGGCCACATCGCTGCGATCACCGCGGCGGGCGGCGCGTTCGGCGGTATGCTCGCGCTGTCGGGAATCGGGGACTACATCGCGACGGCCCTCGAGGGTCTCGGCATTCCGCTGCTGGTCGCCGGATTCGTGATCGCGGCGACGATCCGGATCGCACAGGGGTCGGCGACGGTCGCCCTGCTGACGACTGCGGGGATTATGGAACCGCTGCTCGGGAGTCTCTCAGTGCATCCCGTGTATCTCGTCATGATAATCGGCGCGGGAGGGACGATCTTCTCGTGGTACAACGATAGCGGCTTCTGGATCGTCAAGGAAATCGGCGGCCTGACGCAAGCCGAAACGTTCAAAATCTGGACCGCGCTGACGACTATCGTTTCGATTACCGGTTTTCTCGTCGTCATGATCCTCTCAACGTTTTTCCCGCTTACCTAA
- the gfo6 gene encoding D-xylose 1-dehydrogenase Gfo6, which yields METNTVLGRFEERDWETGADGTLRFALVGLGWWTVDVVLPAIEQTSHCETTVLVSSTQEKADRLADKHGVERGLTYDDFHDGAGVDAYDAVYVGTPNAFHLEYVETAAELGKAVLCEKPLEATVERAERLVEAAEAADIPLMTAYRMHTEPAVRRAKELIDDGFIGEPTHVYGNNTQPILEMNPDPDQWRLDSDVTGYGTSVMDLGIYPINTARFLLERDPVAVTARMSSSAAAFEDVPDQNATFTLTLEGDLPLVCTTSQHAQTDTQLKIIGTEGSIELAPAFHGEATLHLSSGSLRAEIHDTEYGAVEEMREEFDYFADRVLGDEPILPDGRHGLDDMRTIRAVHEAAERDERVDIE from the coding sequence ATGGAAACCAATACCGTGCTTGGCCGGTTCGAAGAACGCGACTGGGAGACGGGGGCCGACGGAACCCTCCGATTTGCGCTCGTCGGACTCGGGTGGTGGACGGTAGACGTCGTCCTTCCCGCGATCGAGCAGACGTCTCACTGCGAAACCACCGTTCTCGTCAGTTCGACACAGGAAAAAGCGGACCGTCTGGCCGACAAACACGGCGTCGAACGCGGTCTCACTTACGACGACTTCCACGACGGTGCCGGTGTCGACGCCTACGACGCGGTCTACGTGGGCACGCCCAACGCCTTCCACCTCGAGTACGTCGAAACCGCCGCCGAACTCGGAAAGGCGGTCCTCTGTGAGAAACCCCTTGAGGCCACCGTCGAACGAGCCGAGCGACTCGTCGAGGCGGCCGAAGCGGCCGACATTCCGCTGATGACGGCCTACCGAATGCACACCGAACCGGCCGTTCGCAGAGCGAAGGAACTCATCGACGACGGCTTCATCGGTGAACCGACCCACGTCTACGGGAACAACACGCAACCGATCCTCGAGATGAATCCCGACCCGGACCAGTGGCGACTCGATTCCGACGTCACCGGATACGGGACCTCTGTCATGGATCTCGGCATCTACCCCATCAACACGGCCAGGTTCCTGCTCGAGCGCGATCCGGTCGCCGTCACCGCCCGGATGTCCTCGTCGGCGGCGGCCTTCGAGGACGTTCCCGACCAGAACGCGACGTTCACGCTGACGCTCGAGGGCGACCTGCCGCTCGTCTGTACGACGAGCCAGCACGCACAGACGGATACCCAGCTCAAGATCATCGGCACCGAGGGATCGATCGAACTCGCCCCCGCGTTCCATGGCGAGGCGACGCTGCACCTCTCGTCGGGCAGTCTTCGGGCGGAAATCCACGATACTGAGTACGGCGCTGTCGAGGAGATGCGCGAGGAGTTCGACTACTTCGCCGACCGGGTGCTCGGCGACGAACCGATCCTTCCGGACGGTCGTCACGGCCTCGACGATATGCGAACGATTCGGGCCGTCCACGAGGCGGCCGAACGCGACGAACGGGTCGACATCGAATAG
- a CDS encoding mandelate racemase/muconate lactonizing enzyme family protein — protein MPNYRTLRDPNAEYTMRDLSSETMELTADRGPRDVEITDVQTTMVDGNYPWILVRVYTDAGLVGTGESYWGGGDDAIIERMAPFLIGENPLDIDRLYEHLIQKMSGEGSISGKVISAISGIEIALHDVAGKILELPAYQLVGGKYRDEVRVYCDLHTEDEANPVACADEGERVVEELGYDAIKFDLDVPSGHEKDRANRHLRGPEIDHKVEIVRQVTERVGDRADVAFDCHWSFSAGSAKRLARELEAYDVWWLEDPVPPENHDVQQEVTQSTTTPITVGENVYRTHGQRRLIENQSIDIIAPDLPRVGGMRETRKIADLADLYYVPVAMHNVSSPIGTMASAQVAAAIPNSLALEYHSYQLGWWEDLVEEDGLIENGRMEVPEKPGLGLTLDLDAVEEHMVEGETLFDEA, from the coding sequence ATGCCGAACTACCGGACGCTACGCGATCCGAACGCAGAGTACACGATGCGCGACCTGTCCTCGGAGACGATGGAGCTGACCGCCGACCGAGGTCCACGCGACGTCGAGATTACTGACGTTCAGACCACGATGGTCGACGGCAACTACCCCTGGATTCTCGTCCGCGTCTACACCGACGCCGGGCTCGTTGGAACGGGTGAATCCTACTGGGGCGGCGGCGACGATGCGATCATCGAACGGATGGCGCCGTTCCTGATCGGCGAGAACCCACTCGACATCGACCGGCTGTACGAACACCTCATCCAGAAGATGTCCGGCGAGGGCTCGATCTCGGGCAAGGTAATCTCGGCCATCTCGGGCATCGAAATCGCGCTGCACGACGTGGCCGGCAAGATCCTCGAGCTTCCCGCCTATCAGCTCGTCGGCGGCAAGTACCGCGACGAGGTACGGGTTTACTGCGACCTTCACACCGAAGACGAGGCCAACCCCGTCGCCTGTGCCGACGAGGGCGAACGCGTAGTCGAGGAACTCGGCTACGACGCCATCAAGTTCGATCTGGACGTTCCCTCGGGCCACGAGAAGGATCGTGCGAACCGCCACCTTCGCGGCCCCGAAATCGACCACAAGGTCGAAATCGTCCGGCAGGTTACCGAACGGGTCGGCGACCGGGCGGATGTCGCCTTCGACTGTCACTGGTCGTTCTCCGCCGGCTCCGCGAAACGGCTGGCACGCGAACTCGAGGCCTACGACGTCTGGTGGCTCGAGGATCCGGTCCCGCCGGAAAACCACGACGTTCAACAGGAGGTCACGCAGTCGACGACGACGCCGATCACGGTCGGCGAGAACGTCTATCGGACCCACGGGCAGCGCCGACTCATCGAGAACCAGTCGATCGACATCATCGCACCCGACCTCCCGCGCGTAGGCGGGATGCGCGAGACCAGAAAGATCGCGGACCTCGCAGATCTGTACTACGTCCCCGTCGCGATGCACAACGTCTCATCGCCGATCGGGACGATGGCCTCCGCGCAGGTCGCCGCGGCGATTCCGAACTCGCTCGCGCTCGAGTATCACTCCTACCAACTCGGCTGGTGGGAGGATCTCGTCGAAGAAGACGGATTGATCGAAAACGGCCGTATGGAAGTCCCCGAAAAACCAGGTCTCGGATTGACGCTGGATCTCGACGCCGTCGAGGAACACATGGTTGAAGGCGAAACCCTCTTCGACGAAGCGTAA
- the xacF gene encoding 2,5-dioxovalerate dehydrogenase produces MTANYQNYVDGAWTDTEAAETFETTDPSAPDEVVATYQQSTVEDANTAVEAAAATQSEWANTPAPERGAILREAGSILADRKDRLTELLTREEGKTHAEAGGEVQRAIDIFYYYAEKTRDLGGSVKSASGPRTNLYTVSEPVGVTALITPWNYPIAIPAWKLAPALATGNAVVLNPASVAPGVALELFKALDEAGLPDGAANVVTGPGSTVGDAIITHDDVDAVSFTGSGEVGHMVYDKATDDGKRVQTELGGKNPTVVSDSADVEEAAEIVASGAFGVTGQACTACSRAIVHTDVYDEFVDAVVAEAESIEIGPGDEYDMGPQVTESELEGTLDYIDVAQKEGATLETGGGQPEGERFEDGYYVEPTVFSDVENDYRIAQEEVFGPVLAVIEVEDYEQGVEAANDVQYGLSASIVTDDHTEAERFVREVEAGVAKINAKTTGLELHVPFGGFKQSSSETWREQGDAGIDFYTIEKTVYDTF; encoded by the coding sequence GTGACCGCGAACTACCAAAACTACGTGGACGGCGCGTGGACCGACACAGAAGCAGCTGAGACCTTCGAAACGACCGATCCGTCCGCCCCGGACGAAGTCGTCGCGACGTATCAACAGTCGACCGTCGAGGATGCGAATACGGCGGTCGAAGCGGCGGCGGCCACCCAGTCCGAATGGGCGAACACCCCGGCACCCGAACGCGGCGCGATTCTTCGCGAAGCCGGTTCGATCCTGGCCGACCGGAAGGACCGCCTGACCGAACTACTCACCCGCGAAGAGGGCAAGACCCACGCCGAAGCCGGCGGCGAAGTTCAGCGAGCCATCGACATCTTCTATTACTACGCCGAGAAGACTCGAGACCTCGGCGGTTCGGTAAAGAGCGCGAGCGGGCCGCGGACGAACCTCTATACCGTCAGCGAACCCGTCGGCGTCACCGCGTTGATCACGCCGTGGAACTACCCCATCGCCATCCCGGCCTGGAAGCTCGCCCCCGCACTGGCGACCGGCAACGCCGTCGTGCTCAACCCCGCGTCGGTCGCACCGGGCGTCGCACTCGAGCTGTTCAAGGCGCTCGACGAGGCCGGCCTCCCCGACGGTGCGGCGAACGTCGTCACCGGCCCGGGCAGTACGGTCGGCGATGCGATCATCACCCATGACGACGTCGACGCGGTCTCCTTTACCGGCTCCGGCGAAGTCGGCCACATGGTCTACGACAAGGCCACCGACGACGGCAAGCGCGTCCAGACCGAACTCGGCGGCAAGAACCCGACGGTGGTTTCGGACAGCGCTGACGTCGAGGAAGCCGCCGAAATCGTCGCTTCGGGCGCGTTCGGCGTCACGGGCCAGGCCTGTACCGCCTGCTCTCGGGCAATCGTCCACACGGACGTTTACGACGAGTTCGTCGACGCCGTCGTCGCCGAAGCCGAGTCGATCGAGATCGGTCCCGGCGACGAGTACGACATGGGCCCGCAGGTGACCGAAAGCGAACTCGAGGGCACGCTCGACTACATCGATGTCGCGCAGAAAGAAGGGGCAACTCTCGAGACCGGCGGCGGCCAGCCAGAAGGCGAGCGCTTCGAGGACGGCTACTACGTCGAGCCGACCGTCTTTTCGGACGTCGAGAACGACTATCGGATCGCACAGGAGGAGGTCTTCGGTCCGGTCCTCGCCGTGATCGAAGTCGAGGACTACGAACAGGGCGTCGAAGCGGCCAACGACGTGCAGTACGGCCTTTCGGCGAGCATCGTCACCGACGATCACACGGAAGCCGAGCGGTTCGTCCGCGAGGTCGAGGCGGGCGTCGCCAAGATTAACGCGAAGACGACCGGCCTCGAGCTCCACGTTCCGTTCGGCGGATTCAAACAGTCCTCGAGCGAAACCTGGCGCGAACAGGGCGACGCTGGAATCGACTTCTACACGATCGAGAAGACGGTCTACGACACGTTCTAA
- a CDS encoding alpha-N-arabinofuranosidase, translated as MTDARVTVHTEATIDRIAPEVHGHFAEHLGRCIYGGIWHSDSSDEEGFREDTLELLADLELPVLRWPGGCFADDYHWEDGVGPQEDRPRRRNLFWAQGPEETPEESNAFGTDEFLEYCERIGTEPYLAANVGSGDPQEAANWVEYCNYEGDTELADRRRENGREDSYGVKYWGLGNENWGCGGRMTPEQYAREYRRYATYVGTMDNLLVEEDLELIACGFEGHEWNRRFMEEVAGAPWGTEFPLDHLTLHHYYGQGMTVSEADDEQYDRFLADALETEDHIERIAAAINAVATTRDIGVIIDEWGSWHPEATADNGLEQPGTVLDALSAASVLDIFNDHSDVVTMTNIAQTVNVLQCLVETDEDDAWARPTYHVFDLYAPHKGNEAVQTSVSTPSRELEDDRELPLVGSSASVDADEAYVTLTNLDCHSSQTVELSLEGTEPAEEDVSGEILFADQEPDLEVTADNAAEFGAEQLAVSVDTDGTLTTELPPSTVAAVSIDQ; from the coding sequence ATGACTGACGCACGTGTAACAGTACATACAGAGGCAACGATCGATCGCATCGCGCCCGAGGTTCACGGCCACTTCGCCGAACACCTGGGACGCTGTATCTATGGCGGTATCTGGCACAGCGACAGCTCCGACGAGGAGGGATTCCGCGAGGACACCCTCGAGTTACTCGCAGACCTCGAGCTTCCCGTCCTGCGGTGGCCGGGCGGCTGTTTTGCGGACGATTATCACTGGGAGGACGGCGTCGGGCCGCAGGAGGACCGCCCGCGTCGCCGAAATCTCTTCTGGGCGCAGGGGCCCGAGGAGACTCCCGAAGAATCGAACGCCTTCGGGACCGACGAGTTCCTCGAGTACTGCGAACGGATCGGCACGGAGCCGTATCTCGCGGCGAACGTCGGCTCCGGGGATCCACAGGAGGCGGCAAACTGGGTCGAGTACTGCAACTACGAGGGCGACACCGAACTGGCAGACCGCCGTCGCGAAAACGGCCGCGAAGACTCCTACGGCGTCAAATACTGGGGCCTTGGAAACGAAAACTGGGGCTGTGGCGGCCGAATGACGCCCGAGCAGTACGCTCGAGAGTATCGTCGATACGCGACCTACGTCGGTACCATGGACAACCTGCTAGTCGAGGAGGACCTCGAGCTCATCGCCTGCGGGTTCGAGGGCCACGAGTGGAACCGCCGCTTCATGGAGGAAGTCGCCGGCGCACCGTGGGGGACCGAGTTCCCGCTCGATCACCTGACGCTGCATCACTATTACGGACAGGGAATGACCGTCTCGGAGGCCGACGACGAGCAGTACGATCGGTTCCTCGCCGACGCCCTCGAGACCGAAGACCACATCGAACGGATCGCAGCGGCGATCAACGCCGTCGCGACGACCCGAGACATCGGCGTCATCATCGACGAGTGGGGATCCTGGCACCCCGAAGCGACAGCCGACAACGGGCTCGAGCAGCCCGGAACCGTTCTCGACGCGCTCTCGGCCGCGTCGGTGCTTGACATTTTCAACGATCACAGCGACGTCGTCACGATGACGAACATCGCACAGACCGTCAACGTCCTCCAGTGTCTCGTCGAAACCGACGAGGACGACGCCTGGGCGCGACCGACCTACCACGTCTTCGACCTCTACGCACCACACAAGGGCAACGAAGCCGTCCAGACCTCCGTGTCTACGCCGTCTCGAGAACTCGAGGACGATCGAGAACTGCCGCTCGTCGGCTCCTCGGCCTCGGTCGATGCGGACGAGGCGTACGTGACGCTCACGAACCTCGATTGCCACAGTTCACAGACGGTCGAACTTTCGCTTGAGGGCACCGAACCGGCCGAAGAAGACGTCTCCGGCGAAATCCTCTTTGCCGATCAGGAGCCCGACCTCGAGGTAACTGCGGATAACGCCGCCGAGTTCGGAGCCGAGCAACTCGCAGTTTCGGTCGACACCGACGGAACTCTCACGACGGAACTGCCGCCGTCGACGGTCGCCGCAGTTTCGATCGACCAGTAA
- a CDS encoding ThuA domain-containing protein gives MPEPNAVVLGGNRFPFHRLERLGPVVEQSVEERGIDADVTTDRDVLLEKRIREYDVLVDMTTDSTLSDRQESGLRSFAERGGGYVGVHGAADLTTTADERLEEPIPELRELIGGHFLGHPEQSTFDVNVVDSHHSITADLDGFTVWDEPYVLEYDDDVRVLARMDHPQNGDMPVAWVKPFGDGRVFYCSLGHDLPALRNDGVQALLERGIRWAARND, from the coding sequence ATGCCTGAACCAAACGCTGTCGTTCTCGGCGGAAATCGGTTCCCGTTTCACCGACTCGAGCGACTCGGGCCGGTTGTCGAACAATCAGTAGAAGAGCGAGGAATCGATGCCGACGTGACCACCGACCGCGATGTCCTGCTCGAGAAACGGATACGTGAGTACGATGTGCTCGTGGACATGACGACCGACAGCACGTTGAGCGACCGCCAGGAGTCCGGCCTCCGGTCGTTCGCCGAACGCGGCGGCGGCTACGTCGGCGTACACGGCGCAGCGGACCTCACCACGACTGCCGACGAACGACTCGAGGAACCGATTCCCGAACTCCGCGAACTCATCGGCGGGCACTTTCTGGGCCACCCCGAACAGTCGACGTTCGACGTGAACGTCGTCGACAGCCACCACTCGATCACCGCCGATCTGGACGGGTTTACGGTGTGGGACGAACCCTACGTGCTCGAGTACGACGACGATGTTCGCGTGCTCGCGCGTATGGACCATCCCCAAAACGGGGATATGCCCGTCGCGTGGGTGAAACCGTTCGGCGACGGCCGGGTCTTTTACTGCTCGCTCGGACACGACCTCCCGGCGCTGAGAAACGACGGCGTGCAGGCGCTGCTCGAGCGAGGGATCCGCTGGGCAGCGAGAAACGACTAG
- a CDS encoding fumarylacetoacetate hydrolase family protein: MRYYQLCEDGAPRLALETADSVYDLTAAKPRLQTFEDLLAAADIANQSIDAVADQLLEDAVVLPSEPVEDHAATTPVSSGEVWAAGVTYRISEKARQAESSMPDMYIDVYESDRPEVFFKATPNRTVGPDEAVGIRADSEWDVPEPELGIVLSGGEIVGYTIGNDMSSRSIEGENPLYLPQAKVYDRCCSIGPCIRSADSISDPHDLEMWMTITRDGELRYDESTSTSKMVRSVEELTEYYVKHNAVPDVSVLLTGTSLVPDEGFTLHEGDVIEIGIEEIGTLTNTVVEV, translated from the coding sequence ATGCGCTACTACCAGCTATGCGAGGACGGAGCCCCCCGCCTCGCGCTCGAGACGGCTGACTCAGTGTACGATCTCACGGCGGCAAAACCGCGGTTACAAACGTTCGAAGACCTCCTCGCTGCGGCGGATATCGCTAACCAGTCGATCGATGCGGTCGCGGATCAACTCCTCGAGGACGCTGTCGTCCTCCCGAGCGAGCCAGTGGAGGATCATGCTGCAACAACTCCGGTTTCGTCGGGCGAAGTCTGGGCAGCCGGCGTCACCTACCGGATTAGCGAGAAAGCGCGGCAGGCGGAGAGTTCGATGCCGGATATGTATATCGACGTCTACGAGAGCGACCGACCGGAAGTGTTCTTCAAGGCGACGCCGAACCGTACCGTCGGTCCCGACGAGGCGGTCGGTATCCGCGCGGACTCCGAATGGGACGTGCCGGAACCAGAACTCGGTATCGTCCTCTCGGGCGGAGAGATCGTCGGGTATACGATCGGAAACGACATGAGTAGCCGATCGATCGAGGGGGAGAACCCGCTTTACCTGCCGCAAGCAAAGGTCTACGATCGATGTTGTTCGATCGGACCGTGTATCCGGTCGGCCGATTCCATCAGCGACCCGCACGACCTCGAGATGTGGATGACGATCACTCGAGACGGTGAGCTCCGGTACGACGAATCGACGAGCACGTCGAAGATGGTTCGGTCGGTCGAAGAACTGACCGAGTATTACGTCAAACACAACGCTGTTCCCGACGTGTCCGTTCTGTTGACCGGAACGTCGCTCGTTCCAGACGAAGGGTTCACGTTACACGAAGGCGATGTCATCGAGATCGGTATCGAGGAAATCGGAACGCTCACCAATACCGTCGTCGAGGTCTGA
- a CDS encoding zinc-dependent alcohol dehydrogenase → MRGLAKTSREYGQMELVDRERPDPAPGEALIEVDYAGLCGSDAGIYKFKSAFERMDLPTVIGHEYTGTVVETGDGVTEFQVGDRVVERPIRGCGECYQCKMGEENVCQDAVITGVDHDGAYAGYISVPETALQHVQDGVDPKHAALVEPTSIGARAVIQNSRVGAGDRVLVAGPGPIGLLTAQIADAQGGDIVVAGVGSDTNYRLPLAEELGFPTLNVETDDLEGVREELTDGAGYDVVFDTTGHPSGLTMAVDEVRKGGQIVMVGQTGETTMAYSPLVRAEIDLQCSYASTWEDFERSLRLIESGDVDLETFLDDRYSLLEADEAFESFLAGDTCKPVFDVSVLRE, encoded by the coding sequence ATGCGTGGACTTGCGAAAACGAGCCGGGAGTACGGCCAGATGGAACTCGTGGATCGAGAGCGGCCCGATCCAGCTCCGGGAGAAGCGCTGATCGAAGTCGACTACGCGGGTCTCTGTGGCAGCGACGCTGGGATCTACAAGTTTAAATCGGCTTTCGAACGGATGGACCTGCCGACCGTTATCGGTCACGAGTACACCGGCACCGTCGTCGAGACCGGTGACGGCGTCACGGAATTCCAGGTTGGCGACCGCGTCGTCGAACGACCGATTCGGGGCTGTGGCGAGTGCTACCAGTGTAAGATGGGAGAAGAAAACGTCTGTCAAGATGCCGTAATCACCGGCGTCGATCACGACGGTGCCTACGCTGGCTACATTTCCGTTCCGGAGACGGCACTCCAACACGTTCAGGATGGCGTCGACCCGAAACACGCCGCGCTGGTCGAGCCGACGAGCATCGGCGCTCGAGCCGTTATTCAGAACTCTCGAGTCGGCGCGGGCGACCGCGTCCTCGTCGCCGGTCCCGGCCCGATCGGCCTCCTGACCGCCCAGATCGCGGACGCGCAGGGCGGGGACATCGTCGTCGCCGGCGTCGGCAGCGACACGAACTATCGCCTCCCGCTCGCCGAGGAACTTGGCTTCCCGACGCTCAACGTCGAGACCGACGACTTAGAGGGCGTCCGCGAGGAGTTGACCGACGGTGCCGGCTACGATGTCGTCTTCGATACGACCGGGCATCCGTCCGGATTGACGATGGCCGTCGACGAGGTTCGCAAAGGCGGCCAGATCGTGATGGTCGGCCAGACGGGCGAGACGACCATGGCGTACTCGCCGCTCGTCCGTGCCGAAATCGACCTGCAATGTTCGTACGCTTCGACCTGGGAGGATTTCGAGCGATCGCTCAGACTCATCGAGTCCGGCGACGTCGACCTCGAGACGTTCCTCGACGACCGGTATTCGCTGCTCGAGGCCGATGAGGCCTTCGAGTCGTTCCTGGCGGGCGACACCTGTAAACCCGTCTTCGACGTGAGCGTACTTCGAGAGTAA
- a CDS encoding IclR family transcriptional regulator, producing the protein MAEPNHPVRTVGRTFEILEVIQELDGAGVSEIAERVDIGKSGVHNHLTTLTNCEYVDKEGDEYHIGLAFLGLGAYARNRTPIYDTAQGQADKLAEETGELVNLLVEKNGRGIYLYQAKGDNAVELDTHEGKRVRLHCTGLGKAILGFRPESEVDRILSEHGLPEETPQTITDRDELADELEDIRDKRYAVDREERLNGLRCIAAPITDDDDRSVAAISVSCPVHRVGDERFYEDLPETVLAAANVIELEHNYS; encoded by the coding sequence ATGGCTGAACCGAACCATCCCGTTCGCACCGTCGGAAGGACGTTCGAAATCCTCGAGGTAATTCAGGAACTCGACGGCGCTGGCGTTTCGGAAATCGCCGAGCGCGTCGACATCGGTAAAAGCGGCGTTCACAATCACCTCACGACGTTGACGAACTGCGAGTACGTCGACAAGGAAGGCGACGAATACCATATCGGACTGGCGTTTCTCGGGCTCGGTGCATACGCCAGGAACAGAACACCGATATACGACACCGCACAGGGACAGGCCGACAAACTGGCAGAGGAAACCGGCGAGCTCGTCAACCTCCTCGTCGAAAAGAACGGCAGAGGGATCTACCTCTACCAGGCAAAAGGCGATAACGCGGTCGAACTCGACACCCACGAAGGGAAACGGGTCCGATTGCACTGTACGGGGCTCGGAAAAGCGATACTCGGGTTCCGGCCCGAGTCGGAAGTCGACCGGATCCTGTCCGAACACGGCCTTCCGGAAGAAACTCCCCAGACGATCACGGACCGTGATGAACTCGCCGACGAACTCGAGGACATCCGCGACAAACGATACGCGGTCGATCGAGAGGAACGACTCAACGGCCTGCGCTGTATCGCCGCACCGATCACCGACGACGACGACCGAAGCGTCGCGGCCATCAGCGTCTCCTGTCCCGTCCACCGCGTCGGCGACGAACGCTTCTACGAGGATCTCCCGGAGACGGTGCTGGCGGCAGCGAACGTGATCGAACTCGAGCACAACTATTCCTGA